A region from the Arachis ipaensis cultivar K30076 chromosome B01, Araip1.1, whole genome shotgun sequence genome encodes:
- the LOC107625880 gene encoding histone-lysine N-methyltransferase SUVR5-like isoform X1 — MEGARPTFMFQEPPNCPENSEQVKLEVSLPNCSFLRTEGPRMERLAKGQQSVCELLTNSDCQCRGASDTQVEDRKESDSFCDSIDDEINEPCLTSEISVSVMDTNASESPINGKEEDFLFSEPTWLKGDESVAVWVKWRGKWQAGIRCARADWPLSTLRAKPTHDRKKYFVMFFPHTKNYSWADTLLVRSINEFPQPIAHKTHKAGLKMVKDLTVARRFIMQKLIIDMLNVVDQLHPNALIEAACHSMFWKEFAMEASYCSLYSDFGGMLPKLQNSILQQYLNAAWMQHSFHSWVGRCQNAKSAESVELLKEELFDSILWSDINPQSNALLQSTLGFEWKTWKHDVMKWFSPFHSLSGSKNTKHLTSDNLYQQSLHIGRKRAKLEVRRAETHASLMETKGSIPSVTLETDPGVFNNQNTLSTLATETSKKECAREVPIATTESRSNLANKWNEIIVEAVGSEILHTNGLGSTPTNEMAIQKYVEPVTKNPQCIVYIEAKGRQCVRSAIDNDVYCCVHSRFLGILAKAEKHVSVDTPMCEVRTAVGTRCKHHAVPASSFCKKHQPHDETANFTHNTRKRNHENYIASEGMFCKDIVLANVEGPLEVDPISTIGGYSFRGGLLNENPMHSDNNHNAMKAVNCVGFPPFDEKDPCSKAPKWHFLYCEKHLPSWLKRARHGKSRIISKEVFAELLRSCYSWEQNVHLHKACELFYRLFKSILSQKSSAPKEVQLQCALTEASKDASVGKFFTKLVHSEKENIKSIWGFKDDVDVSSLIEDSSLFLTTSNDSSGNENAIKCKICNAEYPDDQTLSNHWMENHKKEAQWLFRGYACAICLDSFTNKKLLETHVQERHHVQFIEQCLLLQCIPCGFHFGNMEELWLHVLTVHPVEFKSSKAPSQQSFSTGEHSSEKLEYGISAPLENMSENPGGFRKFTCRFCGLKFDLLPDLGRHHQAAHMGHSAASGRPPKRGARYHEYRLKSGILSRPKFRKSLAAASYMIRSKATANLTRRIEATKSLGMEEITIQPHLTETDNFGRLAEHQCSTVAKILFSESRMTKPRPNNLDILSIARSACCKDSLKASLEEKYGILHERIYLKAAKLCSDYDIVVNWHQDGFICPRGCKVSKDQVSLSPLASLSNRFVRKNSIILSDPESDEFEVDEYHYIINSNHLKLGSLQKAVVLCNDISFGKESIPMICVVDQNLLNSLRNGSNEQDQPWESFTYISKPILDRSLSLDSESLQLGCSCSYPTCFPESCDHVYLFNNDYDNAKDISGKPMRGRFPYDENGRIILEEGYLVYECNQMCRCKRSCPNRILQNGVRVKLEVFKTEKKGWAVRAGEAILRGTFVCEYIGEVIDECEAQNRRKRYGKEHCSYFFNVDARVNDMSRLIEGQARYVIDATRYGNLSRFINNSCSPNLVNYQVLVESMDCERAHIGLYASRDIALGEELTYNYNYELVPGEGCPCLCGSLMCRGRLY; from the exons ATGGAAGGTGCAAGACCAACTTTTATGTTTCAAGAACCACCTAATTGCCCTGAAAATAGTGAAcaagttaaattggaagttagtCTACCAAATTGTTCATTTCTCCGGACAGAAGGTCCTCGGATGGAAAGGCTAGCCAAAGGACAGCAGTCTGTTTGTGAACTCCTTACTAATTCAGATTGCCAATGCCGCGGAGCTAGTGACACTCAAGTGGAAGACCGAAAGGAATCCGATAGTTTCTGTGATAGTATTGATGATGAGATAAACGAACCTTGTTTAACCTCTGAGATTTCTGTCTCTGTTATGGATACAAATGCAAGTGAATCGCCAATTAATGGTAAGGAAGAAGATTTCTTATTTTCCGAACCCACTTGGCTCAAGGGAGATGAATCTGTGGCAGTGTGGGTCAAG TGGAGAGGAAAGTGGCAAGCTGGTATCCGATGTGCGAGGGCTGATTGGCCATTATCAACCTTGAGAGCAAAACCAACTCATGACCGGAAGAAATATTTTGTCATGTTTTTCCCGCATACAAAGAATTATTCCTGGGCTGATACGCTGCTTGTTCGATCAATCAATGAGTTTCCCCAGCCTATTGCACATAAAACTCATAAAGCAGGATTGAAAATGGTAAAAGACTTGACTGTTGCTCGAAGATTTATAATGCAAAAGCTAATTATTGACATGCTGAACGTTGTTGATCAGCTTCATCCCAAT GCTTTGATAGAAGCTGCTTGTCATTCGATGTTCTGGAAGGAATTTGCTATGGAGGCTTCTTATTGCTCTCTCTATTCTGATTTTGGCGGAATGCTTCCAAAGCTGCAAAAT AGCATATTACAACAATACTTAAATGCTGCGTGGATGCAACATTCTTTCCACTCTTGGGTTGGACGATGTCAAAATGCAAAAAGTGCTGAATCAGTAGAGTTGCTGAAGGAG GAGTTGTTTGATTCTATTTTGTGGAGTGATATCAACCCTCAATCGAATGCACTTCTGCAGTCAACATTGGGTTTTGAGTGGAAAACATGGAAGCATGATGTAATGAAATGGTTTTCCCCATTTCATTCTTTATCTGGTAGCAAGAACACAAAGCATCTGACCTCTGACAATCTGTATCAACAGAGCCTTCACATCGGTAGAAAACGGGCCAAACTTGAAGTTCGACGTGCAGAAACACATGCTTCACTAATGGAAACCAAGGGTTCAATTCCTTCAGTTACACTTGAGACTGACCCAGGTGTCTTTAATAACCAGAACACATTGAGTACATTAGCAACTGAGACTTCTAAAAAGGAATGTGCAAGGGAGGTACCTATAGCAACAACCGAATCGCGAAGTAATTTGGCCAATAAATGGAACGAGATCATAGTTGAGGCTGTAGGTTCAGAGATCCTGCATACCAATGGACTGGGATCAACTCCTACAAATGAAATGGCTATTCAAAAATATGTAGAGCCTGTAACTAAGAATCCGCAATGCATAGTTTATATTGAAGCCAAGGGAAGACAGTGTGTGAGATCAGCAATTGATAATGATGTATATTGTTGCGTGCATTCTCGTTTTCTGGGCATCTTAGCAAAAGCTGAAAAACATGTTTCAGTTGATACACCAATGTGTGAAGTTAGAACTGCTGTTGGTACTAGATGTAAGCATCACGCTGTTCCTGCATCTTCATTCTGCAAGAAACACCAACCTCATGATGAGACCGCAAATTTTACACACAATACACGGaaaagaaatcatgaaaattaTATTGCTTCAGAGGGCATGTTTTGCAAAGACATTGTATTGGCAAATGTCGAAGGTCCATTGGAAGTAGACCCCATATCAACCATTGGTGGTTATTCCTTTCGTGGAGGTTTGTTAAATGAGAATCCCATGCATTCTGACAATAATCATAATGCAATGAAGGCAGTTAACTGTGTAGGCTTTCCTCCCTTTGATGAAAAAGATCCTTGTTCCAAAGCTCCAAAATGGCATTTCTTGTACTGTGAAAAGCACCTTCCAAGTTGGCTTAAACGGGCAAGACATGGAAAGAGTAGGATAATATCAAAAGAAGTGTTTGCAGAGCTCTTGAGGAGTTGCTACTCCTGGGAACAAAACGTACATTTGCATAAAGCTTGTGAGCTTTTTTACAGGCTCTTCAAAAGCATTTTGTCGCAAAAAAGCTCTGCTCCTAAGGAAGTTCAGCTGCAGTGTGCTTTGACCGAAGCCTCTAAAGATGCAAGTGTTGGAAAATTCTTCACAAAGTTGGTTCATAGTGAAAAGGAGAACATCAAGTCGATTTGGGGATTCAAGGATGATGTGGATGTATCCTCACTCATAGAAGATTCATCTCTTTTCCTTACCACAAGTAATGACAGCTCTGGAAATGAAAATGCCATCAAGTGTAAAATATGCAATGCTGAATATCCTGATGACCAAACACTTAGTAACCATTGGATGGAGAATCATAAAAAGGAAGCACAGTGGTTGTTTAGAGGTTATGCTTGTGCCATTTGTTTGGATTCctttactaacaagaaactacTGGAAACCCACGTTCAGGAGAGACATCATGTGCAGTTCATTGAGCAGTGCTTGCTTCTCCAATGTATTCCCTGTGGTTTTCATTTTGGTAATATGGAAGAATTATGGCTGCATGTTCTAACTGTTCACCCTGTTGAGTTTAAGTCATCCAAAGCTCCAAGTCAACAGTCTTTCTCTACAGGCGAGCACTCTAGTGAAAAACTTGAATATGGAATTTCAGCTCCCTTGGAGAATATGTCTGAGAATCCAGGTGGTTTTCGGAAGTTTACTTGCAGGTTTTGTGGGTTGAAATTTGATCTTCTACCTGACCTTGGTCGCCATCATCAAGCTGCTCATATGGGTCACAGTGCAGCAAGTGGCCGCCCTCCAAAGAGGGGAGCTCGTTATCATGAGTATAGATTGAAATCTGGAATACTTAGCCGTCCTAAATTTCGAAAGAGTTTGGCGGCAGCATCATATATGATCAGAAGTAAGGCAACTGCTAATTTAACGAGACGCATTGAGGCGACAAAGTCACTTGGCATGGAGGAAATAACAATACAACCTCATTTAACTGAGACAGATAATTTTGGTAGATTGGCAGAACATCAATGTTCCACAGTTGCAAAGATTTTATTTTCCGAGAGTCGGATGACTAAACCTCGGCCTAACAATCTTGATATTTTATCAATTGCTCGCTCTGCTTGCTGCAAAGACAGTCTTAAGGCCTCACTAGAGGAGAAATATGgaattttgcatgaaaggatCTATTTGAAGGCAGCAAAACTTTGCAGTGACTATGACATTGTAGTGAACTGGCACCAGGATGGGTTTATTTGTCCTAGAGGCTGTAAGGTATCAAAGGATCAAGTGTCACTTTCTCCCTTAGCATCTCTTTCTAATAGGTTTGTAAGGAAAAACTCTATAATTTTGTCAGATCCTGAAAGTGATGAGTTCGAGGTGGATGAGTATCACTACATCATCAATTCAAACCATTTAAAGTTAGGATCCCTGCAAAAGGCTGTTGTCTTATGCAATGACATAAGCTTTGGGAAAGAATCGATTCCGATGATCTGTGTAGTTGACCAAAATCTTCTAAATTCACTTCGAAATGGATCCAACGAGCAAGATCAGCCTTGGGAGAGCTTTACCTATATTTCAAAGCCAATTCTTGATCGATCCCTTTCTCTTGATTCTGAG AGTCTGCAACTAGGATGCTCTTGTTCATATCCCACCTGCTTTCCTGAATCTTGTGATCACGTCTACCTTTTTAATAATGACTATGATAATGCAAAAGACATTTCAGGGAAACCAATGCGTGGCAGGTTCCCATACGATGAGAATGGTCGAATCATATTAGAG GAAGGTTACCTTGTATATGAGTGTAATCAAATGTGCAGATGCAAAAGATCATGTCCAAATAGAATACTGCAGAACGGAGTACGGGTTAAATTGGAAGTCTTTAAAACAGAGAAAAAG GGATGGGCAGTAAGGGCTGGTGAGGCTATCTTGCGTGGCACATTTGTGTGTGAGTATATTGGAGAGGTTATAGATGAGTGTGAGGCACAAAACAGACGCAAGAG ATACGGCAAAGAGCAttgtagttatttttttaatgttGATGCTCGTGTCAATGACATGAGTAGATTGATTGAAGGACAAGCCAGATATGTTATTGATGCTACTAGATATGGAAATTTATCCAGGTTCATCAATAACAG TTGCTCACCCAATCTTGTGAATTACCAAGTTCTTGTAGAGAGCATGGATTGTGAGCGCGCACATATTGGTCTTTATGCGAGTCGAGAT ATTGCTTTGGGTGAAGAACTaacatataattataattatgagCTAGTGCCTGGAGAAGGGTGTCCTTGCCTTTGTGGTTCTTTGATGTGCCGAGGACGGCTTTACTAG
- the LOC107625869 gene encoding barwin, with protein sequence MGRVGTCIVVSLCLMVTMATGEQCGYQVGGAHCANSLCCSKYGWCGTTYDYCSPDAGCQSNCWGGPTPTPTPPTPTPGTPVRATYHYYLPEQNGWDLMAVSAYCSTYDANKPLSWRSKYGWTAFCGPNSPGFPAACGRCILVTNSATKASEIVRIVDQCSNGGLDLDVGVFNRIDTDGRGYQQGHLDVTYSFVDCGDSLFDPKISLPSSA encoded by the exons ATGGGTAGAGTTGGAACGTGCATTGTAGTATCACTCTGCCTAATGGTAACCATGGCAACGGGTGAGCAATGTGGGTACCAAGTGGGCGGCGCACATTGTGCAAACAGCCTCTGCTGTAGTAAGTATGGGTGGTGTGGCACCACTTACGACTATTGCTCACCGGATGCTGGTTGCCAGAGCAATTGTTGGGGCGGTCCTACACCCACTCCTACACCTCCCACCCCCACTCCCGGAACACCTGTCCGCGCCACCTATCATTACTATTTGCCAGAGCAAAACGGATGGGACTTGATGGCCGTCAGTGCATACTGCTCCACCTACGATGCCAATAAGCCTCTCTCGTGGCGGAGCAAGTATGGCTGGACAGCTTTTTGCGGCCCAAATAGCCCCGGATTTCCTGCTGCCTGCGGAAGGTGCATCTTG GTGACTAATTCAGCAACAAAAGCATCCGAAATAGTGAGGATTGTGGATCAATGCAGCAATGGAGGGTTGGATTTGGATGTTGGAGTGTTCAACAGAATTGACACCGATGGCAGAGGATACCAGCAGGGCCATCTCGATGTCACTTACTCCTTTGTCGATTGTGGGGATTCCCTTTTCGAccctaaaatctctctacccTCATctgcttaa
- the LOC107625880 gene encoding histone-lysine N-methyltransferase SUVR5-like isoform X2, whose product MQHSFHSWVGRCQNAKSAESVELLKEELFDSILWSDINPQSNALLQSTLGFEWKTWKHDVMKWFSPFHSLSGSKNTKHLTSDNLYQQSLHIGRKRAKLEVRRAETHASLMETKGSIPSVTLETDPGVFNNQNTLSTLATETSKKECAREVPIATTESRSNLANKWNEIIVEAVGSEILHTNGLGSTPTNEMAIQKYVEPVTKNPQCIVYIEAKGRQCVRSAIDNDVYCCVHSRFLGILAKAEKHVSVDTPMCEVRTAVGTRCKHHAVPASSFCKKHQPHDETANFTHNTRKRNHENYIASEGMFCKDIVLANVEGPLEVDPISTIGGYSFRGGLLNENPMHSDNNHNAMKAVNCVGFPPFDEKDPCSKAPKWHFLYCEKHLPSWLKRARHGKSRIISKEVFAELLRSCYSWEQNVHLHKACELFYRLFKSILSQKSSAPKEVQLQCALTEASKDASVGKFFTKLVHSEKENIKSIWGFKDDVDVSSLIEDSSLFLTTSNDSSGNENAIKCKICNAEYPDDQTLSNHWMENHKKEAQWLFRGYACAICLDSFTNKKLLETHVQERHHVQFIEQCLLLQCIPCGFHFGNMEELWLHVLTVHPVEFKSSKAPSQQSFSTGEHSSEKLEYGISAPLENMSENPGGFRKFTCRFCGLKFDLLPDLGRHHQAAHMGHSAASGRPPKRGARYHEYRLKSGILSRPKFRKSLAAASYMIRSKATANLTRRIEATKSLGMEEITIQPHLTETDNFGRLAEHQCSTVAKILFSESRMTKPRPNNLDILSIARSACCKDSLKASLEEKYGILHERIYLKAAKLCSDYDIVVNWHQDGFICPRGCKVSKDQVSLSPLASLSNRFVRKNSIILSDPESDEFEVDEYHYIINSNHLKLGSLQKAVVLCNDISFGKESIPMICVVDQNLLNSLRNGSNEQDQPWESFTYISKPILDRSLSLDSESLQLGCSCSYPTCFPESCDHVYLFNNDYDNAKDISGKPMRGRFPYDENGRIILEEGYLVYECNQMCRCKRSCPNRILQNGVRVKLEVFKTEKKGWAVRAGEAILRGTFVCEYIGEVIDECEAQNRRKRYGKEHCSYFFNVDARVNDMSRLIEGQARYVIDATRYGNLSRFINNSCSPNLVNYQVLVESMDCERAHIGLYASRDIALGEELTYNYNYELVPGEGCPCLCGSLMCRGRLY is encoded by the exons ATGCAACATTCTTTCCACTCTTGGGTTGGACGATGTCAAAATGCAAAAAGTGCTGAATCAGTAGAGTTGCTGAAGGAG GAGTTGTTTGATTCTATTTTGTGGAGTGATATCAACCCTCAATCGAATGCACTTCTGCAGTCAACATTGGGTTTTGAGTGGAAAACATGGAAGCATGATGTAATGAAATGGTTTTCCCCATTTCATTCTTTATCTGGTAGCAAGAACACAAAGCATCTGACCTCTGACAATCTGTATCAACAGAGCCTTCACATCGGTAGAAAACGGGCCAAACTTGAAGTTCGACGTGCAGAAACACATGCTTCACTAATGGAAACCAAGGGTTCAATTCCTTCAGTTACACTTGAGACTGACCCAGGTGTCTTTAATAACCAGAACACATTGAGTACATTAGCAACTGAGACTTCTAAAAAGGAATGTGCAAGGGAGGTACCTATAGCAACAACCGAATCGCGAAGTAATTTGGCCAATAAATGGAACGAGATCATAGTTGAGGCTGTAGGTTCAGAGATCCTGCATACCAATGGACTGGGATCAACTCCTACAAATGAAATGGCTATTCAAAAATATGTAGAGCCTGTAACTAAGAATCCGCAATGCATAGTTTATATTGAAGCCAAGGGAAGACAGTGTGTGAGATCAGCAATTGATAATGATGTATATTGTTGCGTGCATTCTCGTTTTCTGGGCATCTTAGCAAAAGCTGAAAAACATGTTTCAGTTGATACACCAATGTGTGAAGTTAGAACTGCTGTTGGTACTAGATGTAAGCATCACGCTGTTCCTGCATCTTCATTCTGCAAGAAACACCAACCTCATGATGAGACCGCAAATTTTACACACAATACACGGaaaagaaatcatgaaaattaTATTGCTTCAGAGGGCATGTTTTGCAAAGACATTGTATTGGCAAATGTCGAAGGTCCATTGGAAGTAGACCCCATATCAACCATTGGTGGTTATTCCTTTCGTGGAGGTTTGTTAAATGAGAATCCCATGCATTCTGACAATAATCATAATGCAATGAAGGCAGTTAACTGTGTAGGCTTTCCTCCCTTTGATGAAAAAGATCCTTGTTCCAAAGCTCCAAAATGGCATTTCTTGTACTGTGAAAAGCACCTTCCAAGTTGGCTTAAACGGGCAAGACATGGAAAGAGTAGGATAATATCAAAAGAAGTGTTTGCAGAGCTCTTGAGGAGTTGCTACTCCTGGGAACAAAACGTACATTTGCATAAAGCTTGTGAGCTTTTTTACAGGCTCTTCAAAAGCATTTTGTCGCAAAAAAGCTCTGCTCCTAAGGAAGTTCAGCTGCAGTGTGCTTTGACCGAAGCCTCTAAAGATGCAAGTGTTGGAAAATTCTTCACAAAGTTGGTTCATAGTGAAAAGGAGAACATCAAGTCGATTTGGGGATTCAAGGATGATGTGGATGTATCCTCACTCATAGAAGATTCATCTCTTTTCCTTACCACAAGTAATGACAGCTCTGGAAATGAAAATGCCATCAAGTGTAAAATATGCAATGCTGAATATCCTGATGACCAAACACTTAGTAACCATTGGATGGAGAATCATAAAAAGGAAGCACAGTGGTTGTTTAGAGGTTATGCTTGTGCCATTTGTTTGGATTCctttactaacaagaaactacTGGAAACCCACGTTCAGGAGAGACATCATGTGCAGTTCATTGAGCAGTGCTTGCTTCTCCAATGTATTCCCTGTGGTTTTCATTTTGGTAATATGGAAGAATTATGGCTGCATGTTCTAACTGTTCACCCTGTTGAGTTTAAGTCATCCAAAGCTCCAAGTCAACAGTCTTTCTCTACAGGCGAGCACTCTAGTGAAAAACTTGAATATGGAATTTCAGCTCCCTTGGAGAATATGTCTGAGAATCCAGGTGGTTTTCGGAAGTTTACTTGCAGGTTTTGTGGGTTGAAATTTGATCTTCTACCTGACCTTGGTCGCCATCATCAAGCTGCTCATATGGGTCACAGTGCAGCAAGTGGCCGCCCTCCAAAGAGGGGAGCTCGTTATCATGAGTATAGATTGAAATCTGGAATACTTAGCCGTCCTAAATTTCGAAAGAGTTTGGCGGCAGCATCATATATGATCAGAAGTAAGGCAACTGCTAATTTAACGAGACGCATTGAGGCGACAAAGTCACTTGGCATGGAGGAAATAACAATACAACCTCATTTAACTGAGACAGATAATTTTGGTAGATTGGCAGAACATCAATGTTCCACAGTTGCAAAGATTTTATTTTCCGAGAGTCGGATGACTAAACCTCGGCCTAACAATCTTGATATTTTATCAATTGCTCGCTCTGCTTGCTGCAAAGACAGTCTTAAGGCCTCACTAGAGGAGAAATATGgaattttgcatgaaaggatCTATTTGAAGGCAGCAAAACTTTGCAGTGACTATGACATTGTAGTGAACTGGCACCAGGATGGGTTTATTTGTCCTAGAGGCTGTAAGGTATCAAAGGATCAAGTGTCACTTTCTCCCTTAGCATCTCTTTCTAATAGGTTTGTAAGGAAAAACTCTATAATTTTGTCAGATCCTGAAAGTGATGAGTTCGAGGTGGATGAGTATCACTACATCATCAATTCAAACCATTTAAAGTTAGGATCCCTGCAAAAGGCTGTTGTCTTATGCAATGACATAAGCTTTGGGAAAGAATCGATTCCGATGATCTGTGTAGTTGACCAAAATCTTCTAAATTCACTTCGAAATGGATCCAACGAGCAAGATCAGCCTTGGGAGAGCTTTACCTATATTTCAAAGCCAATTCTTGATCGATCCCTTTCTCTTGATTCTGAG AGTCTGCAACTAGGATGCTCTTGTTCATATCCCACCTGCTTTCCTGAATCTTGTGATCACGTCTACCTTTTTAATAATGACTATGATAATGCAAAAGACATTTCAGGGAAACCAATGCGTGGCAGGTTCCCATACGATGAGAATGGTCGAATCATATTAGAG GAAGGTTACCTTGTATATGAGTGTAATCAAATGTGCAGATGCAAAAGATCATGTCCAAATAGAATACTGCAGAACGGAGTACGGGTTAAATTGGAAGTCTTTAAAACAGAGAAAAAG GGATGGGCAGTAAGGGCTGGTGAGGCTATCTTGCGTGGCACATTTGTGTGTGAGTATATTGGAGAGGTTATAGATGAGTGTGAGGCACAAAACAGACGCAAGAG ATACGGCAAAGAGCAttgtagttatttttttaatgttGATGCTCGTGTCAATGACATGAGTAGATTGATTGAAGGACAAGCCAGATATGTTATTGATGCTACTAGATATGGAAATTTATCCAGGTTCATCAATAACAG TTGCTCACCCAATCTTGTGAATTACCAAGTTCTTGTAGAGAGCATGGATTGTGAGCGCGCACATATTGGTCTTTATGCGAGTCGAGAT ATTGCTTTGGGTGAAGAACTaacatataattataattatgagCTAGTGCCTGGAGAAGGGTGTCCTTGCCTTTGTGGTTCTTTGATGTGCCGAGGACGGCTTTACTAG